From a region of the Torulaspora globosa chromosome 7, complete sequence genome:
- a CDS encoding putative nitronate monooxygenase, with amino-acid sequence MSKELLKMGSIAYQNFLESLKITRPIIQAPMAGVTSPKMVAEVCNNGALGSLPVSHINLKSSSGIAELRNLINEVKSYTRGTSLCRNVNLNFFCQEAILDISSAQKENWCSLYEKVSNIAIDRKEFVFEERSISFKEYEDGKAFQDLLAFFKDEYKPKVVSFHFGHPTKRSIRALQDLGIQVYVTATCEEEYQLLLELQVDGVICQGYEAGGHRGNFLQLSERFDEKLSTACLVKRIMRLPKTEHKKVPFIIPAGGLNTPTDVKYMLEIGASAVQIGTAFLGTTECKVSKKLHEILHEGKRPEPTLMISTVSGKSARAISSPFLRNLHSTYANEDLPDYGYMYNSFKKLRNLYPDKLNFMLAGQNYSSIETNLSIAELLTYLSESVECK; translated from the coding sequence ATGAGCAAGGAACTTCTGAAAATGGGATCAATAGCCTACCAAAACTTTCTGGAATCACTGAAAATCACAAGGCCCATCATTCAAGCACCCATGGCGGGTGTAACTAGCCCAAAGATGGTTGCAGAAGTCTGTAATAATGGGGCGTTAGGATCATTACCAGTTTCACATATCAATTTGaaatcatcttctgggATAGCAGAACTCAGAAACCTAATAAATGAGGTCAAGTCATACACGAGAGGTACATCTCTTTGTCGAAATGTTaatttgaatttcttctgccagGAAGCTATCCTCGACATATCATCTGCTCAGAAAGAAAACTGGTGCTCCTTGTATGAGAAGGTTTCGAACATTGCCATTGATAGAAAGGAAtttgtctttgaagaacgatCAATATCGTTCAAAGAGTACGAAGATGGGAAAGCATTCCAGGACCTCCTAGCGTTCTTCAAGGATGAGTACAAGCCAAAAGTTGTTAGTTTCCATTTCGGCCATCCCACGAAACGATCGATTAGAGCCCTACAAGATTTGGGGATCCAGGTTTACGTCACAGCAACatgcgaagaagaatatcagTTACTCCTCGAACTTCAAGTCGACGGAGTAATATGTCAAGGTTATGAGGCTGGAGGACATAGAGGTAACTTTTTGCAGCTTTCTGAGCGGTTTGACGAGAAACTCTCGACAGCGTGCCTAGTTAAGCGAATCATGCGCCTTCCCAAGACTGAACATAAGAAAGTTCCCTTTATAATCCCTGCCGGCGGCCTCAACACGCCCACAGACGTCAAGTATATGCTAGAGATTGGTGCTTCCGCTGTGCAAATTGGCACAGCATTCCTCGGTACAACAGAATGTAAAGTATCCAAGAAGCTGCATGAAATCCTTCATGAAGGTAAAAGGCCAGAACCGACTCTGATGATTAGCACTGTTTCAGGTAAGAGCGCGAGAGCTATTTCGTCACCGTTCCTGCGGAATTTGCACTCAACTTATGCAAACGAAGATCTTCCTGATTATGGATACATGTACAATTCTTTTAAGAAACTGAGAAACTTATATCCAGATAAGCTCAATTTTATGCTGGCAGGACAAAATTACTCATCTATTGAGACAAACTTGTCGATAGCCGAACTACTGACATATCTATCTGAATCCGTTGAATGCAAATAA